The genomic region atattaaataattttcaaaatatattttaattatgtacatcaattatatcaattagaataaacatttggtaattgaataaaagcaattatcataaaaaatttagaatcaattcattctaaatgtaaaatgatacatacacatataaatatataatcagttttttaatttaatatatacttggcaaaataaatttatatagatgtgtaaatttttaagtaatttagtggggtttataatgaaacctatccaagaaaatttgtcatatattagaatacataactcatctaccctatatagacaccaccctcaactctcccttcttgttggttcttattttactatttcaattaatgctttcacataatataatacattcacttccaacacacactctactattttcatgtgcattttgcaaaccaaccaacactttactaatattgctacaataagattgcaatacctcaaacttttgatgtacaccttctatttatactttcttgctttccatttgaggcaagtaggtcactaagtccaatcctttcaagaaatcaacaaacatttcttagacaaccctacaTTGATTCTaccttaacaattttcatgtccataattaaaaggagtcttaagatccattttcataagcctacattaataatgaacataattaggttgaagaaaaacccctcttagataaaaaaatttgtgatgttacctacctccatacttgtTTCTTCTAGTGAAACTTTCGTGAATCCTagagtttattttgatttgtaaataaagatttggttaaaccttttgtaaaataaattattaaagggTTTTTGATCCTTTCCTTTCTCTATGTTTATTATACTTATCATCCAATCCAAAGGAAAAATACATTGTCCTATAGCCAAGTTATTgaatcttaatccaatgtttaaggttttaattaaagattataattaaagattataatttagggtttagggttaatcaaccaagatagtcaaatttctcctaggacttgttcatttttttctatttagggtttagtgttcatttttctgttcagggttcattgtctgttttttgcatctaatgtttattgttcatttttctgttcagggtttattgtttgttttttgcgtctaatgtttattgttcatttacatttttgttttttgttttttcctacggtttaaatactattcatgtttttcatttttttcctacagtttttactattcatgttttttactatatttgaaaactgaaaactattttaaacatgaaataaaagacgattttcaaactttaaaacataaaaattaaaaaataacaatacattaacatttttttatgaaaaacaataaaaataaataaaatagaatataaaaaataaagctaaatacctggaaggaggtaaaaatggtcagGAGGTCAGCTgaggtgaaaaaaatgggtacctgtGCTCCTTAGAAACACCTGCCCGTTTTCCAAATagtaaaaatgatggaaaatggttaaaaaaataaataaatacatttcaaaaatggACACCCATTTTTTTCAAATCAGGCACCCGATTTGAAATAAATGGGCACCCGTTGCTAAACGGACATCCATTTTTTGGTGGCTCGGGCACCGgaagctaaacgggtgcccaaTTTGTAAAAATCGATACAAATCAGGCACCCATTTCTAGCAGGCTCATTTCCCAACCCGTGGACTTCcgtgggattgggacccaactttgtacgTTTAccctctaactggtactttgtgtcaattgGTATGTaaataagagacaacctatggttatactaaggcagcatcaaaatgaagatcaagatggagatcaagcagagactcaaggacaatggttcataggTTTTATTCAAactagtattgattgttccaactagtattttttttttttttgatgagttactagcaccgacagcttggcagtaatttttgtgatgacttaccaacactgactacttggcggtaatttttgtgatgagttatggtcacttgtccagatacattgcacctaggaaattgtgttatgatttcctaaGCCAACATGAAATCTGAATGTTTATATATATCATCTCTGTAAAACTTCAATAATTGATGGTATGCGTGAAGAGCGATTTTTTTTTGAAGAGAAATGTGTGTTAAGATAAAGAGTATGTTGAAGATCAATGTGTGTTAAGATAAAGAGCATGttgaagagcaatgttgaatgtacttagaaggattggatcaagaaagtattgtgctactcagaacaaatcaaatcATTCTTGTTATTTTTtaaccattacaacagaatcaaatcccttaactgggtaagctctaacaagattcattgtatatATCCTCTaacaggtgatccattagtttggattcttaaatcctccagcaaggttactcctaacagggttctactcttaacagggtataagcttctaatgaagatttgggatctctaacaagattccctCCTAACAAAGCACTTTGcagaccttaaccagttagttatctattactgcaaatagtttacttgtgagtctcatctcaccatggtttttacctatttgggttttccatgtataaacacttgtgttatggtagatGCTTTAATTTTTGTGGATGGTATTATATCTttatggattgcatgcattgtgtttataagttttgttaagttcatctacctgtTAGTGTTTGATGTAGTATTttatttggtgtcattgattcaccaccccttctcagtacttttcaagtccatcaattggtatcagagccaaacttctttgaagcctaatcgcttagaagggagccttgaatccaccatgggggacaggagctactttgagatggcgaGAGAGCTAGAAGCCAGCAAAAATAAGCTTGAAAACCTAAGGGTCAAACCGAAACCTTCTCAtttcaaaaggagagagctaactgaacaactattagagatatcggataatagttctttagatgaagccaatattgatgatttagtagaggaagttgaaaagttaaatggtgagaaactaaatttgaggagagagatagaagatctcactattcgcatgagtcaggaactggaagccaaaagagctattgagatcttatcaaggaaagagatcaagagattacaaagatcaaacgGGAAAAATACAATATGCATGAGAATTTGATTGTTGAAAGAGAAAAAAAGGAGAtcctacagctagatcttgagtgtgcatcatctctaaaagagaacctatctaagcataatgaagatctcatcaaacaacttactgaagccaatgagaagttGCAGAAGTTCATCAAAAGTACTACCAtgcttgaagaacaaattcaatcacgaagaatgaagggtgatatctctggacttggttttcacacaactgaaaaaggtgaatgcTCCTATACAAAGATAAACAATCCTAAGAAAAAATATGCTCCTGAGATTAATAAGCCTACCGGTAAGGTCTTTAAACCCATCTGCTTCTTTTTCCATAGACCTGGttacactacaaatgtttgtagggacaaacctaacaaaaatgcaaaCTACAATACTAGGTATGTGCTcaataaatttgaaggtcattgcttcacatgtagaatgtatggacatagatttattgagtgcagatatggagcaaacaatctcatgcatacatgcatacaagaccaaatggtaactagataaggaactttgataactgGGTAAACCTAAACTGGCAAATATCCTACATCAACTGGTTTAATCCAttcaagatggaaaaggtaacaaatgttatttgcaccttctgtaataactttggcCATGTGATTATGAACTGCAAAAAACCTTGGAGATGATctgcaggaccttggagataatCTCGCTTGCGGGTAGGCCCATCATGTTCGTATGCCATCCGCTCCTTTTCCCGAGTCTGTCTAGGAAACGACGCCAAATGTTTTGCCAATAAAGTGTAATTCAATGCATTGCAAAAATAATAGACATGATAGAATACAACATGACAGAATATAAAGGAACTCAGatcttcattgattcataataatgTCAGTACAATGACAATGACCATACTAACCCTGTCTCCATGACCAAGGACTCCCTAATATATAAAGGTGATCGGTCAGTTACTCAGTATCAACTGTCGACAATCGACAGGTTAACTATTGTCATTaactctaattacattaaatgtcttattgcttaattacccgacaacatcatccccccccaaaaTAAATGTCATCTCTGAACGACAAACaacaaaatgggaatgatatgcctacAACAGAGAACAACTACGAAGCCCACAAAATAACAACTACACACAGACTACTAAGGGGGTATGGGAGGCATCCCTGATGGTGGAGGGGCTGAGGCTGCTACTACCAACTGCTCCCAAAGCTGTACCACCTGGTCGGTTTGGTATCGGAGGTCCTGCTCAGCCTACAACTACCGCTCCTGGGAACCCTCACTCGAAACATTGCCTCCATCAATTCTTGATGCTTCACTTCCAACTCGGCTGCCAGGGTAGCAACTCTTGATTCTGCTGAGGCTCTCTAATTTGATTGCACTGCTAACTCTACCTTCATGGCACTCAATTCTCCTCTCATGATGGCAAGGATCTCATCTATACTCCTAGCATGGGTGCGCTGCCGCTCTAACTCTATCTCTAATGCAAGGATGCGAGTGGCCAACTCCTCCTAAGCCCTATCTGCCCTGAGCTGAGTCTCTCGAAGCTCGAGATACCTATCACGTATAGCCTGCTCAATCCATCCGACCACAAACTATGTCTGACTCCCTCCAGCCACCTCCTGGCTCTACCACTCTGCTTGCATCTCTGGAAGATCAAGTGTCGGCCATCCATGCTGctcaaaacactgctgaaatgcCACTGCTACTCTAGATGTAGCAAATGCAAGGAGTTTCCGCAAAGTGAGCTGTTCGACAGACTCCTCTACTGTCGAGGAAACCAGTAACtgaacctcctcctccatcctggCTAAGAACTGCACCATAGCAGTAGGTCTCCCGTCTCCAATCCATCCAACCTGATGCTGCTGCTACGGTGATACCGCCCCCTCCTCCACCAGCGGTGTATTTATATCGCCTTGCTTTCTAGTGCCACTGTCCAAGTCAATAACCCCTGGAGGTGAAGGAATACAAGGGTAGGAAGGTGTGGGTGGTGCCTGACTGTGTGGGGATGAAGGTAGAGCCTCATATCTGTCTAGCCATGAATTGAGAACATCCCTCGCTGGCCTCTCCTTGACCATCCTTTGGGCCTCCTCTGTCCTACGTTCCGTCAGGATGACGGGCATGCGTACTGGTGCACTCGCTTGTATCCTCATCTTGGTTGTGATTGGCGATGGTTGGACTAGTGGAGGCTGAGGATGCATCTGACCAAACCCAAGTATGGGGATGGTAGAGATAGTAACCACTGTGACTCTAGATGATGCCAATGGTCCTCCCTTTCCTCCGACGGTCAGGAATGCTGGAGTAAATACCACTTGGCTGGTCCTGCCAGCTCCCCCTCTAGGCATTCCATGATGCCCCCTCGGTACACTTGCCAACAATACTATCTGAGTGGTGGGGGTCTCCTGCGGCAGTACTGGTTGCTCGGTCTATGAAAGCCTGAAGGTGCTATCTTCCTCTAAATCATCCGAcccctcactttcttcctcactaGTGCCATGTCATCCTGAATCCGTGTCACTGGCTGACACCACTACATTGACCTGTCTCCTCCTCTTCCTGCTAGTCTATCCCTCGGCACTAGTCAAAATATCTAGCTCTGACCAATAAAATATAGCTGGCTTAAGGGAGTCGATGCTATCCCACGGATGCCATCCTCTATGGTGTGGTGGCATCTGTACCCGCATGGAATCTAAAAATAATCCGATAGAATGATGTGACATATAAAATACTTTATGTTTCAGCTTCATATAGTCATGGGCTCTGTCTGATAGTAGACTGGCCCAATCATACACCGTGCCCTTTCTGAGTCCTGCCATCAATGTGATCATAGGTACTGCTGCATCCGATGCTTTGCTGGTGCCAGTCAACTTGCTCTGTACTACGTCAAGTAAACATTGCCAAATGCCAGATTTTAAAAATGTCTTCTTCAGACCTCTTCCCTTCAGATCTAGGATGCAACTCCATTCTTCTATAGTCAAGTTGTCCCTACACATTTCTTTTAATAGTTGGGTTCTTCTTTCCTCAGACAACTTTGTTACCTTTTTGTCAATCTTTTTACCTTTGTCAGGAATGCCAAATACTCTCTCAAAATCATCATAGttaaatgaaacaatgatgtcagtgTGCTGGAAATTGAATGATGATGTGCGAAGTTTAGGATcatatgttttaatcatttgtcgTAGGCAGGGTTTGAATTCCTTAATATTAAAAATGGGCATTTGAATAGGATCATGGACCCTAGCTTTTGTTAATTCAATTTTTACCTTAATATCTGACGAGCTCATGGCATTTTCCCACCATTGCCTGCACACCGTTCCAACTAAACCCTCAAATAGAATTGTATCTGCGGTGACCTGTGTAACTCTTCCCTTTCCTGCATCCTGTGCAATTGCTTTGCCCTTGTCTTGGTCACCCATTGCTACCGCAGGTTTCTTTCTGGCTTCCTTCTtggttttctcttctctttcttgtaATTTCTTCCTCTAGTCTATCTTTTTCAATCCCCTAGGTTcagtcaccattaataaaataaaaattccttcTCTGGGGTTCGATTTGTAATTGTTTCGAGCCTTAACTGTCTTTCATTTTGTATGGATTTGCCTTGCTAATGTGGTACAACTGATTTGATTGTACGGCTATCACCCGACAATTTTCTAACTGGCAAGTAGCTGATTTGTCCATACAGATGTCTTTATAACCCGACAATTTTCTAACTTGGCAATTTCCTGAGTATTCATGCCATATAAAACActtaatgacaaaaaaaataaCTTTAACTTTTTTCTGTACatcccttttttctttttcttttttttaaaactcaaTTCCGTACGTCTGTATGGCCTTTTCCGTACGACCGTAcggttttaaaatttttttttttaaaaaaattcatacaGTACGGTAGTACGAACCCACTGTACTATTATTTCCATACAAtagcatttttatatttttttaattttttaattttccattttttttccTACGGCACCGTACGGGGTCGTACGGACCTACCATACGGTCATTTCCATATGACCGCACTTACCTGTCCGCTTGGGTGGACCTTGTCTCTTGCCTCCATTGGTGATAGATTTTCAACTTGGAGCCATTTATAGCATCAAGCACCTCCATCCCATCCATCGTCCACAACTTGATGGCTCCGTTCTCGCCAACTTCGCGAATCTTAAAGGGACCTAGCCGTTTTACCTTGAACTTGCCTGGCTTAATTTCATTTTGACCATTAAACTTCAATACCAATTGCCCCGATGTGAACTGCATCCTTCTTAAATGTTTGTCATTCCAGGCGTTTCGTCGTTGCTAAGCTGTCTCTGTTGCCCATTGTGCTATCGTTCatctttcatccaacttatttaGGGCGTATAGTCTCTCCCGGAGGCTTTCCATGTCACCTAACCTGTTGTCAATGGCAATTCTGAGACTTGGTACCATGAATTCCACCGGCACCATAGCCTCCTGGTCGTATATTAATTGGAATGGTGTCTGCCCAGtggttaccttgtaagttgttttGTATGCCTAAAGTACCAACGGTAGATGCTCCTCCTAGTCTTCCTTCTCAACCCCGCAGGACTTATAAATTACTGACACCATGATTTTGTTGgttgcctcagcttggccatttgcCCGAGGATAGTATGGACTTGATAGAGAATGGAAAGTTTTGAATTTGGTTGTCAATAGCTAGATAATGTGGTTTACGAAGTGCCCTCCTCTATCACTTGTCAACTGTATAGGTATTCCGTACCGGAtgataatctgttcataaatgaatcTCACCATACTAATGGCGGAGTTGTCTACCAAGGCCCTCGCTTCAACCCATTTGGTCAAGTATTCGGTCACCATgacaatgtatctacatcgtcgggCCCGACTTGGTTTCAACGGACCAAtgaagtctaacccccatctttcgaacaactCTTGAGCATTCGACGGGTTGAGtggcataaaatccctctttaaTGGTCGTCCAGCGCAttgacatgtatcacaacttgtcacccattctctggTGTCATTATGCACTGTCAGCCACCATAAGCCTGCTAGTAAGACTTTCCTTGCCGTCGTGTCCGGTCCCATGTGTCCTCCTGTGACCCCTTCATGTGCTTCTCTTAGGACTCTtgggatttcctcttccaagaTGCATCATCGTAGGATCTGGTTAGGTCCGATCTTGTAGagaaggccatttataagttggatCATTCTTCTTCTTAGTACAAGTTTTCATCTTTCGCCTGACGAcatttccttaggaaattttgaaGTTGACAGGTATTCGCCCACACTCATGTACCAAGCAGGAAGGACGGTAATGCGGAAGAGATGGGCATCCAAAAAATCCTCATTAACACCTTCGGCCAGCTCTCCAgacttgatccgtgatagctggtTGATGATGACATGGCTCTTGCCAGGTCTAACAatgatgttgaatgtaaattcttgTAACAACAACAGCCATCGGCTAATCCACCCCTAgatgattggcttgttcaccaggtacatcaatgcctggtgatccacataaaatgtgaattgTGTCACCAATAGGTAATGTCAGAATTTTTGGATAGAGTATACCATCCAGAGGGATTCTCTCTCCATTGTGCTGTAATTCTTCTCTGCTTTTGACAAGAGTCGGCTTGCAAAATACACTGGGTGGTCCAGCCCATGGCTACCAAACTGCGctagtgtggcccctatggcaaagttggatgcgtcgacatgtacatggaactctttgtcccagtctggATATGTTAGGATTGGCGCACCTACCAACCATGACTTTAACTCCTGGAAAGACTCTTCTTGGGTTGTCCCCCAAATGTACGACTCCCCCCTTCATGTCAGCATCtcaagtgggtatgatacttgggAAAAGTTCTTAATAAACTGCTTATAATACCCaatgtgtccaagaaatgacttgaTGCCAGTGACATCGTCGTGTGCCTCCATCTCCATAATGACCCATACCTTGTCAGGGTCAGTCTTCAGTTTGGCCTTGCAgacgatgtgccctagtaacttgccttgaggcaccataaatctacatttcttgggatttagggcgaGGTGGGCTCATCAGCATCTTTCCATGCATTCACCAAGTGCGGTGGGATGTGCCTCTTCCATGCTGTAAATGGACCAGTTgtccaagaatgctttgaagtttcctaTGGATATTTTGTCAAAAatatggaggattatccgttgGAAGGTAGCTGGCGCATTGCACAACCCGAATGACATCCGTTTGTATGCATAGACACCATCTTCTACGaaaaaggtggtcttcaatttgtcctcctctacaatggaaatttgattatatctagagaatccatccataaatgaataaatttcatggccCGCTACTTCCTTGAGGATGGTGTCTAT from Cryptomeria japonica chromosome 3, Sugi_1.0, whole genome shotgun sequence harbors:
- the LOC131027952 gene encoding uncharacterized mitochondrial protein AtMg00750-like — protein: MGPDTTARKVLLAGLWWLTVHNDTREWVTSCDTCQCAGRPLKRDFMPLNPSNAQELFERWGLDFIGPLKPSRARRCRYIVMVTEYLTKWVEARALVDNSAISMVRFIYEQIIIRYGIPIQLTSDRGGHFVNHII